In the genome of Actinomadura luzonensis, the window GGCGTGCTCGTGTGGCAGGCCGTCGGCTTCTACGTCGTGCTGTTCTCCGCGGGCCTGGCGAGCATCCCGCGCGACATGTTCGAGGCCGCCCAGATCGACGGCGCCGGCCGGTTCAGCCTGTTCTTCCGCATCACGCTCCCGCTGCTCTGGGACACCGTGCAGGTCGCCTGGGTCTACCTCGGCATCCTGGCGCTGGACGTGTTCGCGATCGTGTGGGTGATGACCGACCAGCACGGCGGCCCCGACTGGTCGACCACGGTGATGGCGGCCGAGATCTACCGCAACGCCTTCCAGTACTTCCGCTTCGGCTACGCCTCCGCCCTCGGCGTCGTCATGTTCTTCTTCACCGTCGGATTCGCCGTCCTGTCGCTGCGCGTCTCGCGCCGCGAACGAATCGAGTACTGATGCTCTCTCGCAAGACCGCCCGCCTGGAGCGCCGGCGGCGGCTCGGGCCGCTCGGCGTCCTCACGCACGTGGCGCTGGTCATCTGGACCCTGCTGGTGATGGTGCCGATCCTGTGGACGTTCCTCGCCTCGGTCAAGAGCGAGGACGAGATCTTCGGCGACGCCTGGTCCCTGCCCGCCACCCCCCACTGGGACAACTTCGCGCGGGCCTGGGAGCAGGCGCACATCGGGCAGTACATGCTCAACAGCGTGATCGTGGTGGCCTTCAGCACGTTCGGGACGATGCTCATCGGCTCGATGGCGGCGTACGTGCTGGCCCGCTACCCCTTCCGCGGCAACCGGGCGGTCTACCTGCTGTTCGTCTCCGGCCTGGCCTTCCCCGTCTACCTGGCGCTGACCCCGCTGTTCTTCGTCGTGCAGAACATGGGCAACGTGCCGGTCGTCGGCCCCCTCATCGGCCTCAACACGCACGCCGGGCTCGTGCTGGTGTACATCGCGTACTCGATGCCGTTCACCGTCTTCTTCCTGTCGGCCTTCTTCCGCACGCTGCCGACGGCGGTGGGGGAGGCCGCCATGGTGGACGGCGCCTCGCACACGCGGGTGTTCTTCCAGATCATGCTGCCGATGGCGCGGCCGGGCATCGTCAGCATCACCATCTTCAACGTGCTGGGCCAGTGGAACCAGTACCAGCTCCCGCTGGTGCTGCTCCAGGAGCGCGACAAGTGGGTGCTCACGCAGGGCATCGCCGACATCTCCACCGCCGCCGGCTACGACCAGGACTGGGCGGCGCTGTTCGCCGCCCTGACGCTGGCCATCCTGCCGATGCTGATCGTCTACACGGTCTTCCAGCGGCAGATCCAGGCCGGTCTGACGTCGGGTGCCCTGAAATGACCTCGGGCGCGCGGAAACGGCTCGCGCGCCCGGCCCGCCCCCTTTAGGGTGCGGGGTGTGACTGGCGACATCCGCGCGTTGCTGGCCCGCCACCTCCCCGGCTACCAGGTCCGCACGATCGTCCCGCTCGGCCAGGGGCTCGACCACACCGTGTCCGAGGTCAACGGCGAGCTGCTGATCAGGCTGCCCAAGGCGGCCGACCCCGAGGCCGTCCGCCAGGAGGCGGCCCGCCTCGCGGCGGTCGCCGAGCTGTCCCCGCTGCCGGTGCCCGAGGTCGTCTTCGCCGACGCCGAGGCGGGCGTCCTCGCCTGCCGCAAGCTCCCCGGCCGGCCGCTCAACGAGCACCCGCCGCCCGACCCGGCCCGCCTGGCCGGGCCGCTCGGCCGCTTCCTCGGCGCCCTGCACGCCGCCGACCCCGGCCGCATGCGTGACCTCGCCCCGCTCGACCTCTACCCGGCCCCGGCCCTGCTGCAGGACGCCGAGCTCGACTACCGCGACGTCGAGGCGCACGTCCCCGTGGACCAGCGGGCCCTGGTCGAGCGCTTCCTCGCCGAGCCGCCGCCCGGCGAGCCCCGCTCGCTGCGCTTCTGCCACAACGACCTCGGCGCCGAGCACATCCTGGTCGACGCCGCCACCGGCACGGTGACCGGCGTCATCGACTGGAGCGACGCCGCCGTCACCGACCCGGCCCACGACTTCGCCCGCCTCTACCGCGACCTCGGGCCCGGGTTCTTCGAGCTGACGGCCGCGCACTACCCCTTCCCCCTCACCGGCGACGACCGCGCCCGCATCCGCTTCCACGCCCGCTGCGCGCTCATCGAGGACCTCGCCTACGGCCTCAGCACCGGCCCCCGGCACTACGCCGACGCCGCGCTCGCCCACCTCGCCCGGACGTTCTCATGAGGTCCATCTGGGTCGGCGAGCGCGTCCGGCTGCGCGCCAGGGAGCCGGCGGACTGGGAGGTCTTCCACGCCTTCGACGAGGACTCCGAGGCGGTGCGCGACGGCTGGCGCCTCCAGCCGCCGCGCTCGGCGGCCCGCGCCCAGAAGGCCGCCGAGGAGGCCGCGGGGGAGGAGCCGGACCTCGACCGGTTCGACCTGGTGATCGCCGAGCTGGGGAGCGGCGCCCCGGTCGGCGCGATCAACACCCACCAGATCGACCGCGACCACGGCACCTTCGCCTACGGCCTCAGCGTCGGCCGGCCCCACCGGCGCAACGGCTACGCCTCCGAGGCCGTCGTGCTCGTGCTGCGGTACATGTTCTTCGAGCGCCGCTTCCAGAAGGCCGAGGCGTGGGTGTACGGCTCCAACGAGCCCTCGCTGGCCCTGCACCGGCGGATGGGCTTCGTCGAGGAGGGCCGCCGCCGCAGGAGCCACTACCACGCCGGCCGCTACGACGACGAGGTGCTGTTCGGCATGACGATCGAGGAGTTCACCGAGCGCTACGCCTGACCGGCCCGCTCCCGCAGGCGGCGGGCGGCCGCGACGACGTTGGCGAGGGCCGCCTCCACCTGCTCGTACGTCCGCGTCTTCAGCCCGCAGTCCGGGTTCACCCAGACCCGCTCGGCGGGCAGCGCGGCCAGCGTCCGCCGCAGCAGCTCCTCGACCTCCGCCGCGGGCGGCACGCGCGGCGAGTGGATGTCGTAGACGCCCGGCCCGAGCCCGCGCCCGAACTCCCGCACCGCGCCCAGAATGCGCGCCCCCGACCGGGCCGACTCGATCGTGGTCACGTCGGCGTCCAGCCCGTCGATCGCGGCGAGGATCTGGTCGGCGTCCGAATAGCACAGGTGCGTGTGGATCTGCGTGCGGTCGGCGACGCCCGAGGTGGCCCGCCGGTACGCCGCGACCGCCCACTCCAGGTACTCCTCCTGCGCCGCCCGCCGCAGCGGCAGCAGCTCGCGCAGCGCCGGCTCGTCCACCTGGATGATCGACGTCCCGGCCGCCTCCAGGTCGGCCACCTCCTCCCTGATGGCCTCCGCGACCTGGAACACCACGTCGCGCAGCGGCAGGTCGTCCCGGCGGAACGACCAGGCCACGATCGTCACGGGGCCGGTCAGCATGCCCTTGACCGGCTGCTCCGTCAGCGACTGCGCGTACCGGGCCCAGCGCACCGTGATCGGCGCCGGCCGGCGCACGTCGCCGTGCAGGATCGGCGGGCGGGTGCAGCGGGAGCCGTACGACTGGACCCAGCCGTTCCTGGTGACGGCGAAGCCGTCGAGGTGCTCGGCGAAGTACTGCACCATGTCGTTGCGCTCGGGCTCGCCGTGCACCAGGACGTCCAGGCCGAGCCGCTCCTGCAGCCGGATCACCCGCTCGATCTCGGCCTCGACGCGGCGCTCGTACTCCCCGGCGCTCAGCGTGCCCGCGGTGACGGCGGCGCGGGCCGCGCGCAGCTCGCCGGTCTGCGGGAACGAGCCGATCGTGGTGGTGGGCAGCGGCGGCAGCCCGAGGTGCGCGGCCTGCGCCGCGGCCCGCACCGGGTACGGCGCGCGGCCTCCGCCGGCACCGGCCCCGGCAGCGCCACGGACGGCCCGGCGGGGACGGCCGCGCCGTCGCGCGGCATCCCGGCCAGGGCCACCACCTCGGCCACCTTCTGCTCGGCGAAGGCCAGCCGGGCCCGCAGCGCCGGGTCCAGGTCCGGCTCGGCCGCCACGTCGTAGGGGACGTGCAGCAGCGAGCACGACGTGCTCACCGTGACCCGGTCGGCGCGGATCGCGGCCAGCGCCGCGAGGGCCGGCTCCGGCGCGGTCCGCCACACGTCGCGCCCGGACACCACGCCCGCGACCACGGTCCTGCCGGTCAGGTCCAGGGCGGGGACGCCGCCGCGCACCAGGTCCAGGCCGATGGCCTCCACCGGCGTGGCGGCCAGCGCGGGCAGCGCCTCGCCGAGGTCGCCGAAGTACGAGGCGACGAACAACCCCGGCCGGGCGGGCAGCGCGCCGAGCCGGTCGTAGGCGGCGCGCACCGCGGCCAGCTCCTCCGGCGTGCGGTCGGCGACCAGCGCGGGCTCGTCGAGCTGCACCCAGGCCACGCCCTCGGCGGCCAGCTCGGCGAGCAGCTCCGCGTAGCAGCCGAGCACGTCCTCCAGCCGGTCCAGCGCCCCCGCCAGCAGCAGGAACGTCACCGGTCCCACGAGCACCGGGCGGGTCTCGTACCCGAGGGCCCGCGCCTCGCGCACCTCGCCGAGCGGCTTGGCGGCGTCCAGCTTGAACACGGTGTCCGGGCCGATCTCGGGGACGATGTAGTGGTAGTTGGTGTCGAACCACTTCGTCATCCGCAGCGGAGCCAGGCCGTCGGTGCCGCGGGCCATCGCGAAGTAGGGGTCGGCGGCCCCCCGGTAGCGCTCCGGCACCGCGCCCAGGAGCACCGCCGTGTCGAGCACGTGGTCGTAGAGCGAGAACGTGTTCGACGGCAGCCCCTCCAGCCCCAGCCCGGCCAGCCGCCGCCAGGTCGCGGCCCGCAGCTCCGCCCCCGTCCGCTCCAGCTCGGCCCGCGTCGAGCGCCCGTCCCAGTACGCCTCCAGGGCCCGCTTCAGCTCCCTGTCCGGCCCGATCCGCGGATATCCCAGCACGGTGGACGTCGGAAACATCTCTTCTTCCTCTCAACAGGTGTGCGGTCGCCTGCGATCGTGCCGATCTTCCGCCGGGTCGTGCACCATGTATTGGTGCTGCTTATGCTCAGAGAGATCCACTGCTTCACCCGGGTCGCCGCCCGGCTGAGCTTCTCGGCCGCCGCCGCCGACCTGGGCATGTCGCAGCCGGCGATGAGCCAGGCCATCACCCGGCTCGAACGCGCCGCCGGCGTCCGGCTCTTCGAGCGCACCGCCCGCGAGGTGCGGCTCACCGCCGCCGGCAAGGCGCTGCTGCCCTATGCCGAGCAGGTGCTGGAGTCGGCCGCCGCGTTCACCGCCGAAGCCGCCCGGCTCGCCCGGCCGACCATTCACCTGGCTTATCCACCGCTCGTCGGCACGCTCGCCGCCCGCGTCGTGCGCCGCCTGGCCGGGCGCAGCCCGTCGATCGGCGTGGAGCTGCGCGCCGCCGGCCGCGCCGCGGCGGCGCAGGCGCTCGCGGCGGGCGAGGTCTCGGCCGCCATCCTCGCCACCCCGGCCCCGGCCGCGTTCGTCACGGCCGCCCGCTTCCACGTGACCGTGGACCACCTGGCCGTCCCGGCCGGCCACCGCCTGGCCGCCCGCCCCCGGCTCACCCCGGACGACCTGGCCGGCCACCTCCTGCTCACCCCGTCCGCCCGCCCGTGGGCGGGCCTGCCCGGCCGCTCGCGCCTGGTCCCCGACGACGACTTCGGCGCCGCGCTCGACCTGGTGGCGGCCGGCGCGGGCCTGCTGCCCATCCCGCAGCTCCTGGTCCGCGCGGTGCGCCGCGACGATGTGCGCTTCGTGCCGCTGGAGGCGGGGGAGCTGCGGATCACCTACGCGCTGGCCTGGTCACGCGACCGGGTCACACCCGAGCTCATGGCCCTGGTGCAGGCCGTCCAGGACGCCCTGTGGACCCGCTGATCACGCCACGGTGATGCCGCGGGCGGCGAGGATGGCGTTGGCCTGGGCCTGGTTGATGACCGCGCCCGCGAACGCGCGCAGCCGGGCGTCGTCGGGCTGCCCGAGGTCGGCGCCCCGCAGGTCGGCCTTCGTGAACGTGGCGCCGAGCAGGCGGGCGCCGAGGAGCCGGCAGTCGTTCAGGGTGGCCTCGGTGAAGTCGCAGCCCGACAGGTCGGCGTCGTCGAAGCGCACGCCCTCGACCAGCGCGCCGCGCAGCGAGCAGCCGCCCAGGTTGGCCAGGGTGAGGTTGGAGCGGGTGAGCGTGAAGCCGGTGCCGCGCGAGGCGGTGAGCGAGGCGCCGATCATGCGGCAGCCGGTGAACGCGGCGTCGGTCAGCAGCGCCCCGGCGAACTGGGCCGAGGACAGGTCGACGTCGGTGAAGGAGGCGTCGATGAGGTCGGCGTCGTTGAAGCGGGTGCGCATGCCGCCTCCGCCCGTGAAGACCGCGCCGTCGAGGTCGGCCCTGCGGAAGTCGGTGCCGTCGAGGACGCAGGACTCGAACCTGGCCCCGCCGAGCGCGGCCCCCCACAGGTCGGCCTCCGTCAGGTCGCAGCCCCGGAACAGGTGCTGCTCGCCGGGCGGCAGCCGGTCGCCCAGCGCCTTGTGGGAAAGGTCCTCGCCGTCGAAGTCCACGGCCGGAAGCCTACCGGCCGCCGGTCCCGAGCCGCCGCGCCGCGGGGGGCAGGGCCGGTCGGTGGTCCGGAGCCGTCGCGCCGCAGAAGTCAGAGCCGGCCGGTCAGCGCCTCCGCCGCCGCCTGCCCGCAGACGCGGGCCGAGCCGTAGGTGGCGACGTGCACCGCGCCGAGGTCGGAGCGGGCGGGCAGGCCCATCTCGACGACGACCGCGTCCGGCCGGGCGCTCAGCAGGTGCCGCAGCGCCTCGCCCTGCCAGGCGTAGCGGTGCGCGTCGCGGACCACGACCACCAGCGCGCGCCCGGCGGCCGCCGCGATCAGCCGCTCCAGGGCCGCGCCGGTCGCCTCCCCGGCGGCCAGGCGGGCGACCGTGGTGCCGGGCAGCAGCCGCGACAGCGGCTCGCCGACGCCCCAGGGCGTGTTCCTGTCGATGGCCAGGTTCATCTCGGGAGCCAGCTCCACGACGGCGGCGGGCCCGGACAACGGCAGCACCGGCGCGGTGGAGCGGCGGGTGACGCGCACGGCGCGGCGGGCCGCGGCCAGGCCGAGCCGGCCGTCGCCCGCCGCCGGGCTGCCCGAGGAGGCGGCCCAGGAGGCCAGCTCGCGGACCCGGCGAGCGGCGTCGGCCAGCCGTTCCTCGGGCAGCAGTCCGTCGGCCACGGCGGCGGCGATCGCGTCCCTGATCCCGGCGGCGGTCGCCTCGTCGGCGCGCTCGCCGCCCACGCAGATCGCGTCCGCGCCGGCGGCTATGGCGCGGGCGGAGGCGCCCCCGATCCCGTACGCCCCCGACACCGCCGCCATCTCGATGCCGTCCGTGATGATCATGCCGTCGAAGCCCAGCTCCTCGCGGAGCAGCCCGGTGAGGACCTTGGGGCTGAGCGTGGCGGGCAGTTCCTCGTCGTACGACGGCACGAGCAGGTGCCCGGTCATGACCGCCTTGACGCCCTCCTTGATCGCCTCGCGGAAGGGCAGCAGGGCGTCCTCGATGCCCTCGCCGGCGACCACGGGCACGCCGTGGTGGGAGTCGACGGAGGTGTCGCCGTGCCCGGGGAAGTGCTTGGCGCAGGCCGCGACGCCGGCCGCCTGGAGGCCGCGGACGAAGGCCCGGGTGTGCCGGGCGACCAGCGCCGGGTCCGCGCCGAAGGCTCGCAGCCCGATGACCGGGTTGTCCGGGTTGGAGTTGACGTCGGCGGAGGGGGCGAAGTCGATCGTGATGCCGGCGCGGGCCAGGTCG includes:
- a CDS encoding carbohydrate ABC transporter permease; the encoded protein is MLSRKTARLERRRRLGPLGVLTHVALVIWTLLVMVPILWTFLASVKSEDEIFGDAWSLPATPHWDNFARAWEQAHIGQYMLNSVIVVAFSTFGTMLIGSMAAYVLARYPFRGNRAVYLLFVSGLAFPVYLALTPLFFVVQNMGNVPVVGPLIGLNTHAGLVLVYIAYSMPFTVFFLSAFFRTLPTAVGEAAMVDGASHTRVFFQIMLPMARPGIVSITIFNVLGQWNQYQLPLVLLQERDKWVLTQGIADISTAAGYDQDWAALFAALTLAILPMLIVYTVFQRQIQAGLTSGALK
- a CDS encoding phosphotransferase family protein, translating into MTGDIRALLARHLPGYQVRTIVPLGQGLDHTVSEVNGELLIRLPKAADPEAVRQEAARLAAVAELSPLPVPEVVFADAEAGVLACRKLPGRPLNEHPPPDPARLAGPLGRFLGALHAADPGRMRDLAPLDLYPAPALLQDAELDYRDVEAHVPVDQRALVERFLAEPPPGEPRSLRFCHNDLGAEHILVDAATGTVTGVIDWSDAAVTDPAHDFARLYRDLGPGFFELTAAHYPFPLTGDDRARIRFHARCALIEDLAYGLSTGPRHYADAALAHLARTFS
- a CDS encoding GNAT family N-acetyltransferase, producing the protein MRSIWVGERVRLRAREPADWEVFHAFDEDSEAVRDGWRLQPPRSAARAQKAAEEAAGEEPDLDRFDLVIAELGSGAPVGAINTHQIDRDHGTFAYGLSVGRPHRRNGYASEAVVLVLRYMFFERRFQKAEAWVYGSNEPSLALHRRMGFVEEGRRRRSHYHAGRYDDEVLFGMTIEEFTERYA
- the metE gene encoding 5-methyltetrahydropteroyltriglutamate--homocysteine S-methyltransferase — encoded protein: MPPLPTTTIGSFPQTGELRAARAAVTAGTLSAGEYERRVEAEIERVIRLQERLGLDVLVHGEPERNDMVQYFAEHLDGFAVTRNGWVQSYGSRCTRPPILHGDVRRPAPITVRWARYAQSLTEQPVKGMLTGPVTIVAWSFRRDDLPLRDVVFQVAEAIREEVADLEAAGTSIIQVDEPALRELLPLRRAAQEEYLEWAVAAYRRATSGVADRTQIHTHLCYSDADQILAAIDGLDADVTTIESARSGARILGAVREFGRGLGPGVYDIHSPRVPPAAEVEELLRRTLAALPAERVWVNPDCGLKTRTYEQVEAALANVVAAARRLRERAGQA
- a CDS encoding LysR family transcriptional regulator, with protein sequence MLREIHCFTRVAARLSFSAAAADLGMSQPAMSQAITRLERAAGVRLFERTAREVRLTAAGKALLPYAEQVLESAAAFTAEAARLARPTIHLAYPPLVGTLAARVVRRLAGRSPSIGVELRAAGRAAAAQALAAGEVSAAILATPAPAAFVTAARFHVTVDHLAVPAGHRLAARPRLTPDDLAGHLLLTPSARPWAGLPGRSRLVPDDDFGAALDLVAAGAGLLPIPQLLVRAVRRDDVRFVPLEAGELRITYALAWSRDRVTPELMALVQAVQDALWTR
- a CDS encoding pentapeptide repeat-containing protein is translated as MDFDGEDLSHKALGDRLPPGEQHLFRGCDLTEADLWGAALGGARFESCVLDGTDFRRADLDGAVFTGGGGMRTRFNDADLIDASFTDVDLSSAQFAGALLTDAAFTGCRMIGASLTASRGTGFTLTRSNLTLANLGGCSLRGALVEGVRFDDADLSGCDFTEATLNDCRLLGARLLGATFTKADLRGADLGQPDDARLRAFAGAVINQAQANAILAARGITVA
- a CDS encoding glycoside hydrolase family 3 protein, translating into MPQSGDLLRLADAVLFPGFAGHTPPDWLRRRLGEGLAGVVLFSRNIADPAQVARLTAALRAENPAVLVGTDEESGEVTRLEVAAGSSRPGGYALGVVDDVALTEAVACDLGADLARAGITIDFAPSADVNSNPDNPVIGLRAFGADPALVARHTRAFVRGLQAAGVAACAKHFPGHGDTSVDSHHGVPVVAGEGIEDALLPFREAIKEGVKAVMTGHLLVPSYDEELPATLSPKVLTGLLREELGFDGMIITDGIEMAAVSGAYGIGGASARAIAAGADAICVGGERADEATAAGIRDAIAAAVADGLLPEERLADAARRVRELASWAASSGSPAAGDGRLGLAAARRAVRVTRRSTAPVLPLSGPAAVVELAPEMNLAIDRNTPWGVGEPLSRLLPGTTVARLAAGEATGAALERLIAAAAGRALVVVVRDAHRYAWQGEALRHLLSARPDAVVVEMGLPARSDLGAVHVATYGSARVCGQAAAEALTGRL